A single region of the Palaemon carinicauda isolate YSFRI2023 chromosome 17, ASM3689809v2, whole genome shotgun sequence genome encodes:
- the LOC137656182 gene encoding uncharacterized protein: MVASLRDTVPCCIKFELILALFQESAETPFYVSKKYKTISRKTEGNQRSREPMDMKWWKNFLLILPLVVGITCEIDIKSGALIQNHGKGELLTDFAVVKINVNSILEREEHLNQLDKELRKCILTHSDSAFVEVLRNLQGKIEDIVRPQRNKRSLLPFVGSAFSALFGVATENDVKGLTDRVELIEKWANQKGNLISTLIENNNKNVENIKKMVEFINQVNVNVSDKIGDIEQVFKLVHEVEIEIGDHKESVNGLINAQKGILSPAIISPKTLKEIIDWCMINSHSKPLLEDIFWYYTMSTVKVTKGYLLVLIPFKGMNLFDLYTIHPFPVKIGNATIIWNHPKVRLALDKNKLLVIILEEGDLEQCVLISESQSMCNFVQIKQPMSNFPCIQGIFFENYELMRECKFETFALPYRALHLGNAIFVYVQNTKNAEVTCDGKTQTFQLGNLKSFADSCSVVINDYLYYVPSVFLHYELNQSSIAKSYENKINHFQLDKLTVVENVAMPLDNDYVLFYKKDVAPFLTMCNVFLIVLITVVTYDVVKYLVFRKLERISELLLVITGKPKE, encoded by the exons atggtggcatcgttaagggatactgtgccgtgttgtattaagtttgaactaatactggctttatttcaggaaagtgctgaaacccccttttatgtgtcgaagaaatacaaaacaatctcaagaaaaacagagggaaaccaaaggagtcgtgaaccaatggatat gaagtggtggaaaaacttccttctgatcctacccctggtggtcggtatcacttgcgaaatagacattaaaagtggggccttgatacaaaatcatggaaagggtgaactgttaacagattttgctgtagtaaaaattaatgtaaattcaatattagaaagggaagaacatttgaaccagttagataaagaactacggaagtgcatactaacccatagtgattctgcctttgtagaagtattaagaaatttacagggtaaaattgaagacattgtcaggcctcaaagaaacaagagatctttattaccttttgtaggtagtgcatttagtgctttgtttggagtggctacagaaaacgatgtaaaaggtttgactgatcgtgtagaactaatcgagaaatgggctaatcagaagggtaatcttataagtactctaatagaaaataataataagaatgtagagaacataaaaaagatggtggaatttattaatcaagttaacgtgaatgtttctgataaaataggtgacatagaacaagtgtttaagttggttcatgaagtagaaatcgagattggtgatcacaaggaatctgtgaacggactaataaatgcacaaaagggaatactcagccctgctatcatttctccaaaaactttgaaagaaattatcgattggtgtatgataaatagccattccaagcctttgctagaagatatattttggtattacacaatgtcaactgtgaaagtaacaaaagggtatttgttggtattgatccccttcaagggtatgaatttgtttgacctatatacaatacatcctttcccagttaagataggaaatgcaacaataatttggaaccatccgaaggttcgtctagcattggataagaacaagttgttggtgattattttagaagaaggtgatttagaacagtgtgtgttgataagtgaaagtcaatccatgtgcaattttgtgcaaattaaacaacctatgagcaattttccgtgtatccaaggtattttctttgagaattatgagttgatgagagagtgtaagtttgaaacttttgctttgccatacagggcattacatttaggtaatgcgatttttgtttatgtacaaaatactaaaaatgcagaagttacttgtgatgggaagactcaaacatttcagttaggaaacttgaagtcatttgcagattcttgctcagtagtgataaatgattatctctattatgtaccaagtgtgtttttgcattatgagttaaatcaatcttccattgcaaagagttacgagaacaagattaatcattttcagctagacaaattaacagtggtagaaaatgtggcaatgccacttgataatgattatgttctgttttacaagaaagatgttgcaccatttctgactatgtgtaatgtgtttttgattgtacttattactgtggtaacgtatgatgtggtgaagtatttggttttcagaaaattggaaaggattagtgagttgctactagttattactgggaaacctaaagaatag